One window from the genome of Aphelocoma coerulescens isolate FSJ_1873_10779 chromosome 19, UR_Acoe_1.0, whole genome shotgun sequence encodes:
- the RABGEF1 gene encoding rab5 GDP/GTP exchange factor isoform X1 — MSSLRISEVLAFFLRKMNLKSERRGIHVDQSELLCKKGCGYYGNPAWQGFCSKCWREEYHKARQKQIQEDWELAERLQREEEEAYASSQSTQGAQSLTFSKFEEKKTNEKTRKVTTVKKFFTASSRAGAKKAAQEKTPKQGQLGRERNADNILRDLKEIFTPSWEVASPSEALAGKLKAEIQEAKAPSPSIHRQASIETDRVSKEFIEFIRTYQKPGQDIYKQCKLFLDTMSHKRDLSIEEQSECAQDFYQNVADRLQTRWKVPPEKVEKAMDEVEKYIMTRQYKYVFCPETTDDEKKDLAVQKRIRALHWVTPQMLCVPVSEEIPEVSDMVVKAITDIIEMDSKRVPRDKLACITKCSKHIFNAIKITKNEPASADDFLPTLIYIVLKGNPPRLQSNIQYITRFCNPSRLMTGEDGYYFTNLCCAVAFIEKLDAQSLNLSQEDFDRFMTGQTSPKKQESDSFSPDVCLGVKQMCKSLDLLSQLNERQERIVSEAKKLEKDLIDWTDGITKEVEDIVEKYPLEIKPKSQALAAIDSENVENDKLPPPLQPQVYAG; from the exons ATGAGTTCCTTGCGGATCAGTgaggttttggcttttttcct GAGGAAAATGAACCTGAAATCGGAGCGCAGAGGAATCCACGTGGATCAGTCGGAGCTGCTGTGCAAGAAGGGCTGTGGTTACTATGGCAATCCTGCTTGGCAGGGGTTTTGCTCCAAGTGCTGGAGGGAGGAATACCACAAGGCCAGGCAGAAGCAGATTCAAGAggactgggagctggcagagcg GCTCCAGCGTGAGGAGGAAGAAGCCTATGCCAGCAGCCAGAGCACCCAAGGGGCACAGTCCCTGACCTTTTCAAAGTTTGAGGAGAAGAAAACCAATGAGAAAACAAGAAAGGTCACAACTGTGAAGAAGTTCTTCACTGCTTCCTCCAGAGCAGGAGCTAAGAAGG CAGCTCAAGAGAAAACCCCTAAGCAAGGACAGCTTGGGAGGGAGAGAAATGCTGATAACATTCTCAGGGATTTGAAGGAGATTTTTACTCCCTCCTGGGAAGTGGCTTCCCCTTCTGAAG CGTTGGCTGGCAAGCTGAAAG CAGAGATCCAGGAGGCCAaggctcccagcccttccatCCACAGGCAGGCCAGCATTGAGACAGACAGAGTGTCCAAGGAGTTCATAGAATTCATCAGGACATACCAGAAGCCTGGCCAGGATATCTACAAGCAATGCAAACTCTTTTTGGACACCATGAGCCATAAAAGG GATTTAAGCATTGAGGAACAGTCTGAATGTGCCCAGGACTTCTACCAAAATGTAGCAGACAGGTTGCAGACACGTTGGAAAG TGCCCCCTGAAAAAGTGGAGAAGGCAATGGATGAGGTTGAGAAATACATCATGACTCGACAGTATAAATATGTTTTTTGCCCTGAGACAACTGATGATGAGAAGAAAGACCTTGCTGTCCAAAAAAGGATCAG GGCTTTGCACTGGGTAACTCCCCAGATGCTGTGTGTTCCTGTCAGTGAGGAAATCCCAGAAGTCTCTGACATGGTTGTAAAGGCAATTACAG ATATCATCGAGATGGACTCCAAGCGTGTCCCTCGGGATAAACTGGCCTGCATCACCAAGTGCAGCAAGCACATCTTTAATGCCATCAAAATCACCAAAAATGAGCCAGCTTCTGCTGATGATTTCCTGCCCACACTGATTTACATCGTTCTGAAGGGGAACCCCCCACGCCTGCAGTCCAACATCCAGTACATCACTCGCTTCTGCAACCCCAGCAGGCTGATGACTGGAGAGGATGGATATTATTTCACTAACCTG tgctgtgctgtggcctTCATTGAAAAACTGGATGCTCAGTCTTTAAACCTGAGCCAGGAAGATTTTGATCGTTTCATGACGGGCCAGACCTCCCCAAAAAAGCAGGAATCTGACAGTTTTTCCCCTGATGTGTGCCTGGGGGTGAAGCAAATGTGCAAAAGCTTAGACCTCCTCTCTCAGTTGAATGAGAGACAGGAAAGAATTGTCAGTGAAGCCAAGAAGCTGGAGAAAGACCTCATAGATTGGACTGATGGGATCACCAAGGAAGTGGAAGATATTGTGGAGAAATATCCcttagaaataaaaccaaaaagtcAAGCCTTAGCAGCCATTGACTCTGAAAATGTGGAGAATGACAAGCTGCCCCCACCACTGCAGCCTCAGGTTTATGCAGGATAA
- the RABGEF1 gene encoding rab5 GDP/GTP exchange factor isoform X6, translating into MSSLRISEVLAFFLRKMNLKSERRGIHVDQSELLCKKGCGYYGNPAWQGFCSKCWREEYHKARQKQIQEDWELAERLQREEEEAYASSQSTQGAQSLTFSKFEEKKTNEKTRKVTTVKKFFTASSRAGAKKALAGKLKEIQEAKAPSPSIHRQASIETDRVSKEFIEFIRTYQKPGQDIYKQCKLFLDTMSHKRDLSIEEQSECAQDFYQNVADRLQTRWKVPPEKVEKAMDEVEKYIMTRQYKYVFCPETTDDEKKDLAVQKRIRALHWVTPQMLCVPVSEEIPEVSDMVVKAITDIIEMDSKRVPRDKLACITKCSKHIFNAIKITKNEPASADDFLPTLIYIVLKGNPPRLQSNIQYITRFCNPSRLMTGEDGYYFTNLCCAVAFIEKLDAQSLNLSQEDFDRFMTGQTSPKKQESDSFSPDVCLGVKQMCKSLDLLSQLNERQERIVSEAKKLEKDLIDWTDGITKEVEDIVEKYPLEIKPKSQALAAIDSENVENDKLPPPLQPQVYAG; encoded by the exons ATGAGTTCCTTGCGGATCAGTgaggttttggcttttttcct GAGGAAAATGAACCTGAAATCGGAGCGCAGAGGAATCCACGTGGATCAGTCGGAGCTGCTGTGCAAGAAGGGCTGTGGTTACTATGGCAATCCTGCTTGGCAGGGGTTTTGCTCCAAGTGCTGGAGGGAGGAATACCACAAGGCCAGGCAGAAGCAGATTCAAGAggactgggagctggcagagcg GCTCCAGCGTGAGGAGGAAGAAGCCTATGCCAGCAGCCAGAGCACCCAAGGGGCACAGTCCCTGACCTTTTCAAAGTTTGAGGAGAAGAAAACCAATGAGAAAACAAGAAAGGTCACAACTGTGAAGAAGTTCTTCACTGCTTCCTCCAGAGCAGGAGCTAAGAAGG CGTTGGCTGGCAAGCTGAAAG AGATCCAGGAGGCCAaggctcccagcccttccatCCACAGGCAGGCCAGCATTGAGACAGACAGAGTGTCCAAGGAGTTCATAGAATTCATCAGGACATACCAGAAGCCTGGCCAGGATATCTACAAGCAATGCAAACTCTTTTTGGACACCATGAGCCATAAAAGG GATTTAAGCATTGAGGAACAGTCTGAATGTGCCCAGGACTTCTACCAAAATGTAGCAGACAGGTTGCAGACACGTTGGAAAG TGCCCCCTGAAAAAGTGGAGAAGGCAATGGATGAGGTTGAGAAATACATCATGACTCGACAGTATAAATATGTTTTTTGCCCTGAGACAACTGATGATGAGAAGAAAGACCTTGCTGTCCAAAAAAGGATCAG GGCTTTGCACTGGGTAACTCCCCAGATGCTGTGTGTTCCTGTCAGTGAGGAAATCCCAGAAGTCTCTGACATGGTTGTAAAGGCAATTACAG ATATCATCGAGATGGACTCCAAGCGTGTCCCTCGGGATAAACTGGCCTGCATCACCAAGTGCAGCAAGCACATCTTTAATGCCATCAAAATCACCAAAAATGAGCCAGCTTCTGCTGATGATTTCCTGCCCACACTGATTTACATCGTTCTGAAGGGGAACCCCCCACGCCTGCAGTCCAACATCCAGTACATCACTCGCTTCTGCAACCCCAGCAGGCTGATGACTGGAGAGGATGGATATTATTTCACTAACCTG tgctgtgctgtggcctTCATTGAAAAACTGGATGCTCAGTCTTTAAACCTGAGCCAGGAAGATTTTGATCGTTTCATGACGGGCCAGACCTCCCCAAAAAAGCAGGAATCTGACAGTTTTTCCCCTGATGTGTGCCTGGGGGTGAAGCAAATGTGCAAAAGCTTAGACCTCCTCTCTCAGTTGAATGAGAGACAGGAAAGAATTGTCAGTGAAGCCAAGAAGCTGGAGAAAGACCTCATAGATTGGACTGATGGGATCACCAAGGAAGTGGAAGATATTGTGGAGAAATATCCcttagaaataaaaccaaaaagtcAAGCCTTAGCAGCCATTGACTCTGAAAATGTGGAGAATGACAAGCTGCCCCCACCACTGCAGCCTCAGGTTTATGCAGGATAA
- the RABGEF1 gene encoding rab5 GDP/GTP exchange factor isoform X7 gives MSSLRISEVLAFFLRKMNLKSERRGIHVDQSELLCKKGCGYYGNPAWQGFCSKCWREEYHKARQKQIQEDWELAERLQREEEEAYASSQSTQGAQSLTFSKFEEKKTNEKTRKVTTVKKFFTASSRAGAKKAEIQEAKAPSPSIHRQASIETDRVSKEFIEFIRTYQKPGQDIYKQCKLFLDTMSHKRDLSIEEQSECAQDFYQNVADRLQTRWKVPPEKVEKAMDEVEKYIMTRQYKYVFCPETTDDEKKDLAVQKRIRALHWVTPQMLCVPVSEEIPEVSDMVVKAITDIIEMDSKRVPRDKLACITKCSKHIFNAIKITKNEPASADDFLPTLIYIVLKGNPPRLQSNIQYITRFCNPSRLMTGEDGYYFTNLCCAVAFIEKLDAQSLNLSQEDFDRFMTGQTSPKKQESDSFSPDVCLGVKQMCKSLDLLSQLNERQERIVSEAKKLEKDLIDWTDGITKEVEDIVEKYPLEIKPKSQALAAIDSENVENDKLPPPLQPQVYAG, from the exons ATGAGTTCCTTGCGGATCAGTgaggttttggcttttttcct GAGGAAAATGAACCTGAAATCGGAGCGCAGAGGAATCCACGTGGATCAGTCGGAGCTGCTGTGCAAGAAGGGCTGTGGTTACTATGGCAATCCTGCTTGGCAGGGGTTTTGCTCCAAGTGCTGGAGGGAGGAATACCACAAGGCCAGGCAGAAGCAGATTCAAGAggactgggagctggcagagcg GCTCCAGCGTGAGGAGGAAGAAGCCTATGCCAGCAGCCAGAGCACCCAAGGGGCACAGTCCCTGACCTTTTCAAAGTTTGAGGAGAAGAAAACCAATGAGAAAACAAGAAAGGTCACAACTGTGAAGAAGTTCTTCACTGCTTCCTCCAGAGCAGGAGCTAAGAAGG CAGAGATCCAGGAGGCCAaggctcccagcccttccatCCACAGGCAGGCCAGCATTGAGACAGACAGAGTGTCCAAGGAGTTCATAGAATTCATCAGGACATACCAGAAGCCTGGCCAGGATATCTACAAGCAATGCAAACTCTTTTTGGACACCATGAGCCATAAAAGG GATTTAAGCATTGAGGAACAGTCTGAATGTGCCCAGGACTTCTACCAAAATGTAGCAGACAGGTTGCAGACACGTTGGAAAG TGCCCCCTGAAAAAGTGGAGAAGGCAATGGATGAGGTTGAGAAATACATCATGACTCGACAGTATAAATATGTTTTTTGCCCTGAGACAACTGATGATGAGAAGAAAGACCTTGCTGTCCAAAAAAGGATCAG GGCTTTGCACTGGGTAACTCCCCAGATGCTGTGTGTTCCTGTCAGTGAGGAAATCCCAGAAGTCTCTGACATGGTTGTAAAGGCAATTACAG ATATCATCGAGATGGACTCCAAGCGTGTCCCTCGGGATAAACTGGCCTGCATCACCAAGTGCAGCAAGCACATCTTTAATGCCATCAAAATCACCAAAAATGAGCCAGCTTCTGCTGATGATTTCCTGCCCACACTGATTTACATCGTTCTGAAGGGGAACCCCCCACGCCTGCAGTCCAACATCCAGTACATCACTCGCTTCTGCAACCCCAGCAGGCTGATGACTGGAGAGGATGGATATTATTTCACTAACCTG tgctgtgctgtggcctTCATTGAAAAACTGGATGCTCAGTCTTTAAACCTGAGCCAGGAAGATTTTGATCGTTTCATGACGGGCCAGACCTCCCCAAAAAAGCAGGAATCTGACAGTTTTTCCCCTGATGTGTGCCTGGGGGTGAAGCAAATGTGCAAAAGCTTAGACCTCCTCTCTCAGTTGAATGAGAGACAGGAAAGAATTGTCAGTGAAGCCAAGAAGCTGGAGAAAGACCTCATAGATTGGACTGATGGGATCACCAAGGAAGTGGAAGATATTGTGGAGAAATATCCcttagaaataaaaccaaaaagtcAAGCCTTAGCAGCCATTGACTCTGAAAATGTGGAGAATGACAAGCTGCCCCCACCACTGCAGCCTCAGGTTTATGCAGGATAA
- the RABGEF1 gene encoding rab5 GDP/GTP exchange factor isoform X2 gives MSSLRISEVLAFFLRKMNLKSERRGIHVDQSELLCKKGCGYYGNPAWQGFCSKCWREEYHKARQKQIQEDWELAERLQREEEEAYASSQSTQGAQSLTFSKFEEKKTNEKTRKVTTVKKFFTASSRAGAKKAAQEKTPKQGQLGRERNADNILRDLKEIFTPSWEVASPSEALAGKLKEIQEAKAPSPSIHRQASIETDRVSKEFIEFIRTYQKPGQDIYKQCKLFLDTMSHKRDLSIEEQSECAQDFYQNVADRLQTRWKVPPEKVEKAMDEVEKYIMTRQYKYVFCPETTDDEKKDLAVQKRIRALHWVTPQMLCVPVSEEIPEVSDMVVKAITDIIEMDSKRVPRDKLACITKCSKHIFNAIKITKNEPASADDFLPTLIYIVLKGNPPRLQSNIQYITRFCNPSRLMTGEDGYYFTNLCCAVAFIEKLDAQSLNLSQEDFDRFMTGQTSPKKQESDSFSPDVCLGVKQMCKSLDLLSQLNERQERIVSEAKKLEKDLIDWTDGITKEVEDIVEKYPLEIKPKSQALAAIDSENVENDKLPPPLQPQVYAG, from the exons ATGAGTTCCTTGCGGATCAGTgaggttttggcttttttcct GAGGAAAATGAACCTGAAATCGGAGCGCAGAGGAATCCACGTGGATCAGTCGGAGCTGCTGTGCAAGAAGGGCTGTGGTTACTATGGCAATCCTGCTTGGCAGGGGTTTTGCTCCAAGTGCTGGAGGGAGGAATACCACAAGGCCAGGCAGAAGCAGATTCAAGAggactgggagctggcagagcg GCTCCAGCGTGAGGAGGAAGAAGCCTATGCCAGCAGCCAGAGCACCCAAGGGGCACAGTCCCTGACCTTTTCAAAGTTTGAGGAGAAGAAAACCAATGAGAAAACAAGAAAGGTCACAACTGTGAAGAAGTTCTTCACTGCTTCCTCCAGAGCAGGAGCTAAGAAGG CAGCTCAAGAGAAAACCCCTAAGCAAGGACAGCTTGGGAGGGAGAGAAATGCTGATAACATTCTCAGGGATTTGAAGGAGATTTTTACTCCCTCCTGGGAAGTGGCTTCCCCTTCTGAAG CGTTGGCTGGCAAGCTGAAAG AGATCCAGGAGGCCAaggctcccagcccttccatCCACAGGCAGGCCAGCATTGAGACAGACAGAGTGTCCAAGGAGTTCATAGAATTCATCAGGACATACCAGAAGCCTGGCCAGGATATCTACAAGCAATGCAAACTCTTTTTGGACACCATGAGCCATAAAAGG GATTTAAGCATTGAGGAACAGTCTGAATGTGCCCAGGACTTCTACCAAAATGTAGCAGACAGGTTGCAGACACGTTGGAAAG TGCCCCCTGAAAAAGTGGAGAAGGCAATGGATGAGGTTGAGAAATACATCATGACTCGACAGTATAAATATGTTTTTTGCCCTGAGACAACTGATGATGAGAAGAAAGACCTTGCTGTCCAAAAAAGGATCAG GGCTTTGCACTGGGTAACTCCCCAGATGCTGTGTGTTCCTGTCAGTGAGGAAATCCCAGAAGTCTCTGACATGGTTGTAAAGGCAATTACAG ATATCATCGAGATGGACTCCAAGCGTGTCCCTCGGGATAAACTGGCCTGCATCACCAAGTGCAGCAAGCACATCTTTAATGCCATCAAAATCACCAAAAATGAGCCAGCTTCTGCTGATGATTTCCTGCCCACACTGATTTACATCGTTCTGAAGGGGAACCCCCCACGCCTGCAGTCCAACATCCAGTACATCACTCGCTTCTGCAACCCCAGCAGGCTGATGACTGGAGAGGATGGATATTATTTCACTAACCTG tgctgtgctgtggcctTCATTGAAAAACTGGATGCTCAGTCTTTAAACCTGAGCCAGGAAGATTTTGATCGTTTCATGACGGGCCAGACCTCCCCAAAAAAGCAGGAATCTGACAGTTTTTCCCCTGATGTGTGCCTGGGGGTGAAGCAAATGTGCAAAAGCTTAGACCTCCTCTCTCAGTTGAATGAGAGACAGGAAAGAATTGTCAGTGAAGCCAAGAAGCTGGAGAAAGACCTCATAGATTGGACTGATGGGATCACCAAGGAAGTGGAAGATATTGTGGAGAAATATCCcttagaaataaaaccaaaaagtcAAGCCTTAGCAGCCATTGACTCTGAAAATGTGGAGAATGACAAGCTGCCCCCACCACTGCAGCCTCAGGTTTATGCAGGATAA
- the RABGEF1 gene encoding rab5 GDP/GTP exchange factor isoform X5 — translation MSSLRISEVLAFFLRKMNLKSERRGIHVDQSELLCKKGCGYYGNPAWQGFCSKCWREEYHKARQKQIQEDWELAERLQREEEEAYASSQSTQGAQSLTFSKFEEKKTNEKTRKVTTVKKFFTASSRAGAKKALAGKLKAEIQEAKAPSPSIHRQASIETDRVSKEFIEFIRTYQKPGQDIYKQCKLFLDTMSHKRDLSIEEQSECAQDFYQNVADRLQTRWKVPPEKVEKAMDEVEKYIMTRQYKYVFCPETTDDEKKDLAVQKRIRALHWVTPQMLCVPVSEEIPEVSDMVVKAITDIIEMDSKRVPRDKLACITKCSKHIFNAIKITKNEPASADDFLPTLIYIVLKGNPPRLQSNIQYITRFCNPSRLMTGEDGYYFTNLCCAVAFIEKLDAQSLNLSQEDFDRFMTGQTSPKKQESDSFSPDVCLGVKQMCKSLDLLSQLNERQERIVSEAKKLEKDLIDWTDGITKEVEDIVEKYPLEIKPKSQALAAIDSENVENDKLPPPLQPQVYAG, via the exons ATGAGTTCCTTGCGGATCAGTgaggttttggcttttttcct GAGGAAAATGAACCTGAAATCGGAGCGCAGAGGAATCCACGTGGATCAGTCGGAGCTGCTGTGCAAGAAGGGCTGTGGTTACTATGGCAATCCTGCTTGGCAGGGGTTTTGCTCCAAGTGCTGGAGGGAGGAATACCACAAGGCCAGGCAGAAGCAGATTCAAGAggactgggagctggcagagcg GCTCCAGCGTGAGGAGGAAGAAGCCTATGCCAGCAGCCAGAGCACCCAAGGGGCACAGTCCCTGACCTTTTCAAAGTTTGAGGAGAAGAAAACCAATGAGAAAACAAGAAAGGTCACAACTGTGAAGAAGTTCTTCACTGCTTCCTCCAGAGCAGGAGCTAAGAAGG CGTTGGCTGGCAAGCTGAAAG CAGAGATCCAGGAGGCCAaggctcccagcccttccatCCACAGGCAGGCCAGCATTGAGACAGACAGAGTGTCCAAGGAGTTCATAGAATTCATCAGGACATACCAGAAGCCTGGCCAGGATATCTACAAGCAATGCAAACTCTTTTTGGACACCATGAGCCATAAAAGG GATTTAAGCATTGAGGAACAGTCTGAATGTGCCCAGGACTTCTACCAAAATGTAGCAGACAGGTTGCAGACACGTTGGAAAG TGCCCCCTGAAAAAGTGGAGAAGGCAATGGATGAGGTTGAGAAATACATCATGACTCGACAGTATAAATATGTTTTTTGCCCTGAGACAACTGATGATGAGAAGAAAGACCTTGCTGTCCAAAAAAGGATCAG GGCTTTGCACTGGGTAACTCCCCAGATGCTGTGTGTTCCTGTCAGTGAGGAAATCCCAGAAGTCTCTGACATGGTTGTAAAGGCAATTACAG ATATCATCGAGATGGACTCCAAGCGTGTCCCTCGGGATAAACTGGCCTGCATCACCAAGTGCAGCAAGCACATCTTTAATGCCATCAAAATCACCAAAAATGAGCCAGCTTCTGCTGATGATTTCCTGCCCACACTGATTTACATCGTTCTGAAGGGGAACCCCCCACGCCTGCAGTCCAACATCCAGTACATCACTCGCTTCTGCAACCCCAGCAGGCTGATGACTGGAGAGGATGGATATTATTTCACTAACCTG tgctgtgctgtggcctTCATTGAAAAACTGGATGCTCAGTCTTTAAACCTGAGCCAGGAAGATTTTGATCGTTTCATGACGGGCCAGACCTCCCCAAAAAAGCAGGAATCTGACAGTTTTTCCCCTGATGTGTGCCTGGGGGTGAAGCAAATGTGCAAAAGCTTAGACCTCCTCTCTCAGTTGAATGAGAGACAGGAAAGAATTGTCAGTGAAGCCAAGAAGCTGGAGAAAGACCTCATAGATTGGACTGATGGGATCACCAAGGAAGTGGAAGATATTGTGGAGAAATATCCcttagaaataaaaccaaaaagtcAAGCCTTAGCAGCCATTGACTCTGAAAATGTGGAGAATGACAAGCTGCCCCCACCACTGCAGCCTCAGGTTTATGCAGGATAA
- the RABGEF1 gene encoding rab5 GDP/GTP exchange factor isoform X3, with product MSSLRISEVLAFFLRKMNLKSERRGIHVDQSELLCKKGCGYYGNPAWQGFCSKCWREEYHKARQKQIQEDWELAERLQREEEEAYASSQSTQGAQSLTFSKFEEKKTNEKTRKVTTVKKFFTASSRAGAKKAQEKTPKQGQLGRERNADNILRDLKEIFTPSWEVASPSEALAGKLKAEIQEAKAPSPSIHRQASIETDRVSKEFIEFIRTYQKPGQDIYKQCKLFLDTMSHKRDLSIEEQSECAQDFYQNVADRLQTRWKVPPEKVEKAMDEVEKYIMTRQYKYVFCPETTDDEKKDLAVQKRIRALHWVTPQMLCVPVSEEIPEVSDMVVKAITDIIEMDSKRVPRDKLACITKCSKHIFNAIKITKNEPASADDFLPTLIYIVLKGNPPRLQSNIQYITRFCNPSRLMTGEDGYYFTNLCCAVAFIEKLDAQSLNLSQEDFDRFMTGQTSPKKQESDSFSPDVCLGVKQMCKSLDLLSQLNERQERIVSEAKKLEKDLIDWTDGITKEVEDIVEKYPLEIKPKSQALAAIDSENVENDKLPPPLQPQVYAG from the exons ATGAGTTCCTTGCGGATCAGTgaggttttggcttttttcct GAGGAAAATGAACCTGAAATCGGAGCGCAGAGGAATCCACGTGGATCAGTCGGAGCTGCTGTGCAAGAAGGGCTGTGGTTACTATGGCAATCCTGCTTGGCAGGGGTTTTGCTCCAAGTGCTGGAGGGAGGAATACCACAAGGCCAGGCAGAAGCAGATTCAAGAggactgggagctggcagagcg GCTCCAGCGTGAGGAGGAAGAAGCCTATGCCAGCAGCCAGAGCACCCAAGGGGCACAGTCCCTGACCTTTTCAAAGTTTGAGGAGAAGAAAACCAATGAGAAAACAAGAAAGGTCACAACTGTGAAGAAGTTCTTCACTGCTTCCTCCAGAGCAGGAGCTAAGAAGG CTCAAGAGAAAACCCCTAAGCAAGGACAGCTTGGGAGGGAGAGAAATGCTGATAACATTCTCAGGGATTTGAAGGAGATTTTTACTCCCTCCTGGGAAGTGGCTTCCCCTTCTGAAG CGTTGGCTGGCAAGCTGAAAG CAGAGATCCAGGAGGCCAaggctcccagcccttccatCCACAGGCAGGCCAGCATTGAGACAGACAGAGTGTCCAAGGAGTTCATAGAATTCATCAGGACATACCAGAAGCCTGGCCAGGATATCTACAAGCAATGCAAACTCTTTTTGGACACCATGAGCCATAAAAGG GATTTAAGCATTGAGGAACAGTCTGAATGTGCCCAGGACTTCTACCAAAATGTAGCAGACAGGTTGCAGACACGTTGGAAAG TGCCCCCTGAAAAAGTGGAGAAGGCAATGGATGAGGTTGAGAAATACATCATGACTCGACAGTATAAATATGTTTTTTGCCCTGAGACAACTGATGATGAGAAGAAAGACCTTGCTGTCCAAAAAAGGATCAG GGCTTTGCACTGGGTAACTCCCCAGATGCTGTGTGTTCCTGTCAGTGAGGAAATCCCAGAAGTCTCTGACATGGTTGTAAAGGCAATTACAG ATATCATCGAGATGGACTCCAAGCGTGTCCCTCGGGATAAACTGGCCTGCATCACCAAGTGCAGCAAGCACATCTTTAATGCCATCAAAATCACCAAAAATGAGCCAGCTTCTGCTGATGATTTCCTGCCCACACTGATTTACATCGTTCTGAAGGGGAACCCCCCACGCCTGCAGTCCAACATCCAGTACATCACTCGCTTCTGCAACCCCAGCAGGCTGATGACTGGAGAGGATGGATATTATTTCACTAACCTG tgctgtgctgtggcctTCATTGAAAAACTGGATGCTCAGTCTTTAAACCTGAGCCAGGAAGATTTTGATCGTTTCATGACGGGCCAGACCTCCCCAAAAAAGCAGGAATCTGACAGTTTTTCCCCTGATGTGTGCCTGGGGGTGAAGCAAATGTGCAAAAGCTTAGACCTCCTCTCTCAGTTGAATGAGAGACAGGAAAGAATTGTCAGTGAAGCCAAGAAGCTGGAGAAAGACCTCATAGATTGGACTGATGGGATCACCAAGGAAGTGGAAGATATTGTGGAGAAATATCCcttagaaataaaaccaaaaagtcAAGCCTTAGCAGCCATTGACTCTGAAAATGTGGAGAATGACAAGCTGCCCCCACCACTGCAGCCTCAGGTTTATGCAGGATAA